A genomic segment from Oncorhynchus clarkii lewisi isolate Uvic-CL-2024 chromosome 12, UVic_Ocla_1.0, whole genome shotgun sequence encodes:
- the LOC139422577 gene encoding UPF0764 protein C16orf89 homolog: MARFVVEVFFVLVFSATNAAQEEVIDVILASLAKSASFLEQEHRNINLDGVVGYIILQAELKEAVRAWPHTDPLSWSQRTATVTLVKRLDQSLAKAVTELEKTDPKYYREFEPLLSWTFWSVPHEWSSTDPSLAYSSGRTMECYDETQSDKCMTLLLGTWKNNGTPCIVTKSCRDTMTRFGCPNYSLSHQLLYFMLGANRGCSAMLKGDMRTSRANLTERQYQGIFCSNMLKGNMDIIQNNFTGETQDIFIENILLCGLAGFSDFLKVDWLQHILRLQDQEVGCFTQPHRRVKRRERMLKDGCSSHITGVSVSALGGYLNYYLTEQDITKRPLT, from the exons ATGGCTAGGTTTGTGGTAGAGGTGTTTTTTGTCCTTGTTTTCTCCGCCACCAATGCGGCGCAGGAGGAGGTCATTGATGTGATTCTAGCCAGCCTCGCCAAAAGCGCATCGTTCCTGGAGCAAGAGCACCGTAACATCAACCTAGACGGAGTGGTCGGGTACATCATCCTGCAGG CGGAGTTGAAGGAAGCAGTGAGAGCGTGGCCCCACACGGACCCTCTGAGCTGGTCTCAGCGCACCGCTACGGTAACCCTGGTCAAGAGGTTGGACCAGAGCCTGGCTAAGGCTGTCACCGAGCTGGAGAAGACTGACCCCAAATACTACAGAG agTTTGAGCCTCTGTTGAGCTGGACCTTCTGGTCAGTACCTCATGAGTGGAGCTCCACAGATCCCTCTCTGGCCTACTCCTCCGGTCGAACCATGGAGTGTTACGATGAGACGCAGAGCGACAAGTGTATGACCCTGCTGCTGGGaacatg GAAGAACAACGGGACTCCTTGCATCGTGACCAAGTCATGTCGTGACACAATGACGAGGTTTGGATGTCCTAACTACTCCCTCTCTCACCAGCTGCTCTACTTCATGCTGGGAGCCAAT agAGGTTGTTCTGCCATGTTGAAGGGGGACATGCGTACGTCGCGTGCTAACCTAACAGAGAGACAGTACCAGGGGATATTCTGCTCCAACATGCTGAAGGGAAACATGGACATCATACAGAATAACTTCACCGGGGAGACCCAGGACATCTTCATCGAAAACA TACTGCTGTGTGGATTGGCTGGTTTCTCTGACTTTCTCAAAGTCGATTGGCTGCAGCACATTCTGAGGCTGCAGGATCAGGAAGTGGGATGTTTTACACAGCCCCACagaagagtgaagaggagagagagaatgttgaaGG atGGCTGTTCCAGTCACATAACAGGCGTGTCAGTGAGCGCTCTGGGAGGATACCTCAACTACTACCTGACAGAGCAGGACATCACCAAGAGACCACTCACCTGA